In Thermospira aquatica, the following proteins share a genomic window:
- a CDS encoding methyl-accepting chemotaxis protein, translating into MKASIKHKFWFFLSAYFIMTIILVGIIGWKYWEDLNKSVSETRKTLYEKYDEMIRYQVQTVYSLIAARYKRVQAGEITEAEATNQLRNVIKQMKYGENGKEYFFIIDSAGYIISHPNPKVEGTHESQHVDTNGVYYVKELRQAALSGGGYVNYAFPKPGETNPSPKRAYSKLFEPWGWTIGTGLYIDDIEAAIARTTQHAIQEKNSLFVELLLFALVMIILMIVVQKLLSNEITNPIEGIANNALIVSQGDFAATFDQRWKKFGGEIEKLIDAFQRLSTYVQKREEEIIALSNADFTIDINPFTEKDSLGFALKKLKDNIANLITEVRNTVEQFNLGAEQLSRASQSLSQGSSEQASSIEEITSAITEINAQIKQNAEKAMQAKQLSQDGLAMAEKSQHNVQNLVEVMERLNTSAEEINNIVKTIDDIAFQINLLALNANVEAARAGKYGKGFAVVADEVRNLAVKSANSVKETTTKVRDIVNNITAVHEVTNDVATQIEQMYTNMHQTIEASEEVAASSQEQLLSIGQISQGIHQINQVTQTTASSAEETASAAEELASQATVLKRLVSQFKLSTDATVHVSPATKPESSPVVSTDHETTTPAALPKRTIQLDDNDFGKF; encoded by the coding sequence ATGAAAGCATCTATTAAACATAAATTCTGGTTTTTTTTAAGTGCTTATTTTATTATGACTATCATTCTCGTCGGAATCATTGGCTGGAAATACTGGGAGGATCTCAATAAGAGCGTCAGTGAAACAAGAAAAACCCTCTACGAAAAGTATGACGAGATGATACGCTATCAGGTACAAACCGTATATAGTCTTATCGCTGCCAGATACAAACGTGTACAAGCCGGTGAAATAACCGAAGCGGAAGCAACCAATCAACTCAGAAACGTTATAAAACAAATGAAATACGGAGAAAATGGTAAGGAATACTTTTTTATCATTGACTCTGCCGGCTACATTATTAGTCATCCCAACCCAAAAGTCGAGGGAACCCACGAATCCCAGCATGTTGACACCAATGGGGTCTACTACGTAAAAGAACTCCGTCAGGCTGCCTTGAGTGGCGGTGGATATGTCAACTACGCATTTCCGAAACCTGGAGAAACCAACCCCTCTCCCAAACGCGCTTACAGTAAACTTTTCGAACCCTGGGGTTGGACAATCGGGACAGGTCTTTATATAGACGACATCGAGGCGGCTATTGCCAGAACTACCCAACATGCCATTCAAGAAAAGAATTCTCTTTTTGTTGAGCTTTTGTTATTTGCTCTAGTGATGATTATTCTCATGATCGTTGTTCAAAAGCTTTTGAGCAACGAGATCACCAATCCTATCGAGGGAATTGCAAATAATGCACTTATAGTGAGTCAAGGAGATTTTGCTGCCACATTTGACCAGCGCTGGAAAAAATTCGGTGGAGAGATAGAAAAACTCATCGACGCCTTCCAGAGACTTTCTACGTACGTACAAAAGCGAGAAGAAGAAATCATCGCCCTGAGTAATGCCGACTTCACCATTGACATCAACCCTTTTACCGAAAAAGATTCTCTCGGCTTTGCATTGAAAAAACTCAAGGACAATATCGCAAATCTGATTACCGAAGTACGAAATACCGTTGAACAGTTCAATCTTGGTGCCGAACAGCTCTCCAGAGCTTCGCAGAGCCTTTCTCAAGGATCAAGTGAGCAGGCAAGCTCAATCGAAGAGATTACCTCAGCTATCACAGAAATCAATGCCCAGATAAAGCAAAACGCCGAAAAAGCAATGCAAGCTAAACAACTCTCTCAGGATGGGCTTGCGATGGCTGAAAAAAGCCAGCACAATGTGCAAAATCTCGTCGAAGTCATGGAACGACTCAACACCTCCGCTGAAGAAATCAACAATATCGTCAAAACTATCGACGATATTGCGTTTCAAATCAACCTTTTGGCTCTCAATGCCAACGTCGAAGCGGCAAGGGCAGGTAAATACGGCAAGGGATTTGCTGTCGTTGCTGACGAGGTACGAAATCTTGCGGTGAAAAGCGCGAATTCCGTCAAAGAAACCACCACCAAGGTACGGGATATCGTAAATAACATCACTGCTGTCCATGAGGTCACCAACGACGTCGCCACTCAGATAGAACAGATGTATACCAACATGCATCAGACCATTGAGGCAAGCGAAGAGGTGGCAGCCAGCAGTCAGGAGCAACTCCTCTCTATAGGACAGATCAGTCAGGGTATCCATCAGATCAACCAGGTTACCCAGACGACAGCAAGTAGCGCCGAAGAAACCGCCAGCGCTGCCGAAGAGCTTGCAAGCCAGGCAACCGTACTCAAGCGCCTTGTCAGTCAATTCAAGCTTTCCACTGATGCCACAGTCCACGTGTCACCAGCCACAAAGCCTGAATCCTCTCCTGTGGTAAGTACCGACCACGAAACGACCACTCCAGCTGCCTTACCAAAGCGCACCATTCAACTCGACGACAATGATTTTGGAAAGTTTTAA
- a CDS encoding chemotaxis protein CheA — protein sequence MHYDPEMKEIIDAFVAEGYERLEEAESQLPYIQEAYHEQIIQTLFRLFHSLKGSAGYLNFENIKQLTHEAENLLDLFRKTKIKPSSEDVDLIYRAMDFLKQLLDNVAANLTDEGFEGEVELMIRDISTERQKKLQETPSSETSSVPQTQEQAPETSLETPPSQTEAELEPATSAPEAPSPSETSSWQKPDSVFNEEEILIVEEIPVEEEALVEEVSPQTPEEFKTEELVEPSTLELSVSQAPLSQQEKEEEISHTTEEENQLVQEEKEIPSPDEEPAFNNHSMERETMEVESQEGTLTPLTETIEEEVIALSEGFSETSETKEIPIETESSSMVLEEESSSPLPQETETTKEETPPQNIEQLPSESAEPSSPSKTPDFSNFRLENLVTPEMLDRFHNETSELLDEAEQTILQIENAENKTELIQAVFRSIHTIKGNASFLNLERIATQAQTLENILDNLRNNTMPFSPAVTNILLRGIDYIRHDITKLQKEETETPEQEYKPLGEILVEMGAVSKENVEEALLEKEKPLGEILVEKGVVSEENIQTALKKQSSMTKNISSVASQRREIRVEASRLDRLFDLMGELINAEAMVLHHPLIKQIEDDNLQKSITHLTKISRELQEVTMEVRMVPLEGLFIRMHRLVRDLSNKFNKTIDLRITGQENEIDKNLIDQLADPLLHLLRNAIDHGIENREERLAQGKPERGLIELSAQYQGNEIWISVRDDGRGLNREKILSKAKANKLLQKNPEEMSDQEVWRLIFLPGFSTKDQVTDISGRGVGMDVVLKNIEKLRGQVDIATEEGKGTTITMKIPLTMAILDGVICRIGQALFILPIADIVEFFKPHTHQLTRGEGNSLLINLRGEILPVLDLEEIYYKTQNQTPLTQRILIVVTDQGRKIAIAVDEILSSQQVVVKSFSDYIGRVAGMIGCSILNEGQIGFIIDIKGLFKRIFE from the coding sequence ATGCATTACGATCCAGAAATGAAAGAGATTATTGATGCTTTTGTCGCTGAAGGGTATGAGAGACTGGAAGAGGCCGAAAGTCAGCTTCCCTACATCCAGGAAGCTTATCACGAGCAGATTATTCAGACACTTTTTAGACTTTTTCATTCTCTCAAAGGTTCGGCTGGATACCTGAATTTTGAAAACATCAAACAACTCACGCACGAAGCAGAAAATCTTCTTGATCTCTTCCGTAAAACGAAGATTAAGCCAAGCTCTGAGGATGTTGATCTGATATACCGGGCCATGGATTTTCTCAAGCAACTTTTAGATAATGTTGCCGCCAATCTCACTGATGAAGGTTTTGAAGGTGAAGTAGAACTCATGATCCGGGATATCTCCACAGAAAGACAAAAAAAACTCCAGGAAACTCCCTCCTCTGAAACTTCTTCTGTCCCACAAACACAAGAACAAGCCCCAGAAACAAGCCTTGAAACACCGCCCTCTCAAACTGAAGCAGAGCTTGAGCCAGCGACTTCTGCTCCAGAAGCACCCTCTCCCTCAGAAACATCCTCTTGGCAAAAACCAGATTCCGTTTTCAACGAAGAAGAAATACTCATTGTAGAAGAAATTCCCGTAGAAGAAGAGGCTCTCGTAGAAGAAGTCTCTCCACAAACCCCAGAGGAGTTCAAGACAGAAGAACTCGTCGAACCATCGACACTTGAACTTTCTGTCTCTCAAGCGCCTTTATCACAACAAGAAAAAGAAGAAGAAATTTCCCACACAACAGAAGAAGAAAACCAACTTGTGCAAGAAGAAAAAGAAATCCCATCTCCTGATGAAGAACCTGCCTTCAATAATCATTCCATGGAAAGGGAAACAATGGAGGTAGAATCGCAAGAAGGAACTCTCACACCTCTCACGGAGACCATCGAAGAAGAAGTTATCGCTTTAAGCGAAGGATTCTCTGAAACATCTGAAACAAAAGAAATCCCCATTGAAACCGAGAGTTCCTCTATGGTATTGGAAGAAGAATCCTCTTCACCCTTGCCTCAAGAAACAGAAACCACAAAAGAAGAAACCCCACCCCAAAACATTGAACAACTTCCCTCCGAATCTGCAGAACCGTCATCTCCCTCAAAAACACCAGATTTCTCCAACTTCCGACTGGAGAATCTCGTTACGCCTGAGATGCTTGACCGATTTCATAACGAAACAAGTGAACTTCTCGACGAGGCAGAACAAACCATTCTCCAGATAGAAAATGCAGAAAACAAAACCGAGCTTATCCAGGCTGTTTTTCGATCTATCCATACGATTAAAGGAAACGCAAGCTTTCTTAACCTGGAACGCATTGCCACCCAGGCCCAAACCCTGGAAAACATCCTGGATAACCTTCGAAACAACACGATGCCCTTCTCTCCGGCGGTAACGAACATCCTCCTCAGAGGAATCGACTACATTCGCCATGATATAACCAAACTCCAAAAGGAAGAAACTGAAACCCCAGAACAGGAATACAAACCCCTCGGTGAGATTCTTGTCGAAATGGGAGCTGTCTCCAAAGAAAATGTCGAAGAAGCTCTCCTCGAAAAAGAAAAACCTCTTGGTGAAATTCTTGTTGAAAAGGGTGTCGTCAGCGAAGAAAATATCCAAACTGCTCTCAAGAAACAATCGAGTATGACAAAGAACATATCAAGTGTGGCATCCCAAAGACGAGAGATCCGTGTTGAGGCAAGCCGTCTCGATAGACTCTTTGACCTCATGGGAGAGCTCATCAACGCCGAAGCCATGGTCCTCCATCACCCCCTCATCAAACAAATCGAAGACGACAACCTCCAGAAATCTATTACTCACCTTACAAAAATATCCAGAGAACTCCAGGAGGTTACGATGGAGGTACGAATGGTTCCTCTCGAGGGACTATTTATCAGGATGCACCGACTTGTCCGGGACCTCTCCAACAAGTTTAACAAGACCATTGATCTCCGTATCACCGGCCAGGAAAACGAAATAGACAAAAACCTCATTGATCAACTTGCAGATCCCCTTCTCCACCTCCTGCGAAACGCTATCGACCACGGTATCGAAAACCGTGAAGAACGCCTTGCCCAGGGCAAACCCGAGAGAGGTCTCATAGAACTCTCCGCTCAATACCAGGGTAATGAGATCTGGATTTCTGTCAGAGACGACGGACGAGGACTCAACCGAGAAAAAATTCTCTCCAAAGCAAAAGCTAATAAGCTCCTGCAAAAAAATCCTGAAGAGATGAGTGATCAGGAGGTATGGAGACTCATTTTTCTCCCGGGATTTTCAACCAAAGACCAGGTCACAGATATCTCAGGGCGAGGCGTGGGAATGGATGTCGTCCTCAAGAACATCGAAAAACTGAGAGGCCAGGTCGATATTGCAACCGAAGAGGGAAAAGGCACAACGATTACGATGAAGATTCCTCTCACAATGGCAATTCTGGACGGAGTCATATGCCGCATCGGACAGGCTCTTTTTATTCTCCCCATCGCCGATATCGTGGAGTTTTTCAAACCCCACACCCACCAGCTTACCCGGGGGGAGGGAAACTCTCTGCTTATCAATCTCCGTGGAGAGATCCTCCCGGTGCTTGATCTGGAAGAGATCTACTACAAAACCCAAAACCAGACACCTCTTACCCAGAGGATCCTCATTGTTGTCACCGATCAAGGGCGCAAAATAGCCATCGCGGTCGATGAGATCCTCTCATCCCAGCAGGTCGTGGTGAAATCCTTCTCTGACTACATTGGACGGGTGGCAGGCATGATCGGCTGTTCTATCCTGAACGAAGGACAAATCGGTTTCATCATCGACATCAAGGGGCTTTTCAAACGAATATTTGAATAG
- a CDS encoding chemotaxis protein CheX — protein MISSQDFQNTLFEAIKTTIEEMGFLEVEKSPTEVQTSTLECVSIQVIKPFLGRIYLYFAPEMKYEIVRNLYAKEVSSEKEAQDAILEVLNVIAGRFLTNLTNNKDYEMEFPQWEYETATFTETIADISLCVDEYEARSYVVKGVL, from the coding sequence ATGATAAGTTCACAAGACTTTCAAAACACTCTTTTTGAAGCCATTAAAACCACCATAGAAGAGATGGGTTTCCTCGAAGTGGAAAAATCCCCCACCGAAGTACAAACCTCGACCCTCGAATGCGTCAGCATCCAGGTTATTAAGCCTTTCCTGGGGAGAATCTACCTTTACTTCGCTCCTGAGATGAAGTACGAAATCGTTCGAAATCTCTACGCCAAAGAGGTATCTTCTGAGAAGGAGGCTCAGGATGCCATCCTTGAGGTTCTCAATGTTATAGCCGGACGATTTCTCACCAACCTCACAAATAATAAAGACTACGAAATGGAATTTCCTCAATGGGAATATGAAACCGCTACTTTTACCGAAACCATCGCAGACATCTCGTTGTGTGTTGATGAATACGAAGCTCGATCTTATGTTGTCAAGGGGGTTTTGTGA
- a CDS encoding methyl-accepting chemotaxis protein translates to MPTTQKRFFSLKWRLIGLVGSIIIGMLAIMAFVYIIMMGRIFTRNGEQYIRSRLETAATEIKGWFESQTKILTAAEQALSLHPVNDKQLYLKYISTLAFLTNTEARGIYIGPLKSPKQGGVFYSSDGWIPPEDYDWTKRPWFLAAITQKDISFTDPYIDAIQHDLVLSIAKPIQNAKVIPGVIGLDLGITTVQHVIQNMRVTTHSTVYLISDDGLFLTHQDTNRILKDTIWQDREFQPFQKLGMAKDFIFQIQKNRYVALLPFQLYNINWKIVVIGESKDILGPMYDSLRVILAFAGIMALLVIIALFISGRWLSPLARITSLAEDIARGKFITPDIDYKYQDEIAVLLQSFQDIVASLQAKENVILSLKEGDFTREIPIASNEDTVGFALRTMTEHLNDLIRAVKESIKQSMISVEQLKKATQHLSQGSTEQAAAVEEITSSIKEIQSQAKQNLSYASQSIEIMKQLLTVVEENQIQLNHLQEAMKKNTDASEQIKAVVKTIDDIAFQINLLALNANVEAARAGKYGKGFAVVADEVRNLAVKSAQSAKDTAQIVEQTVQNLLESDNILKQTLEKFDHIEQRSHQMSDMMQEIGKLSQNQSMGLDQISQGLSQISSAVQSNAASAEETASAASELANQTQNLEHMVQVFKTK, encoded by the coding sequence ATGCCCACAACACAAAAGCGTTTCTTCTCTCTAAAATGGAGACTCATAGGACTTGTGGGAAGTATAATCATTGGTATGCTTGCCATTATGGCTTTTGTCTATATTATCATGATGGGAAGAATCTTCACCAGAAACGGCGAGCAGTATATACGATCTCGACTGGAAACAGCTGCGACCGAGATCAAAGGATGGTTTGAATCCCAGACCAAGATTCTTACAGCCGCAGAACAGGCCCTTTCCCTCCACCCGGTAAACGATAAACAGCTCTATCTCAAATACATCTCTACACTTGCATTCTTAACCAATACAGAGGCAAGAGGCATCTATATAGGTCCACTGAAAAGTCCGAAACAAGGGGGAGTGTTCTATTCCTCTGATGGGTGGATCCCTCCCGAAGATTACGATTGGACAAAAAGACCCTGGTTTCTTGCAGCAATAACACAAAAAGATATAAGCTTTACCGATCCTTATATAGATGCCATTCAGCATGATCTCGTCCTCTCTATAGCTAAACCTATCCAGAATGCTAAAGTGATTCCTGGGGTCATCGGGCTCGATCTCGGTATCACAACCGTTCAACACGTCATCCAGAATATGCGTGTCACAACTCACTCAACCGTGTATCTGATAAGTGATGATGGTCTCTTTCTTACCCATCAGGACACCAACCGCATTCTCAAAGACACTATCTGGCAAGACAGGGAATTCCAACCCTTCCAGAAACTTGGCATGGCAAAAGATTTTATCTTTCAAATTCAAAAGAATCGCTATGTCGCCCTCCTCCCCTTCCAGCTCTACAACATCAACTGGAAGATTGTTGTCATAGGAGAATCAAAGGATATTTTAGGACCTATGTATGATTCATTGAGGGTAATTCTTGCTTTTGCCGGTATCATGGCACTTTTGGTTATTATCGCTCTTTTCATCTCAGGCAGGTGGCTTTCCCCTCTTGCCAGAATCACAAGTCTTGCTGAAGATATCGCCAGAGGCAAATTCATCACCCCTGACATTGACTACAAATATCAGGACGAGATTGCCGTTCTCCTCCAGTCTTTTCAGGATATTGTAGCCTCCCTTCAAGCCAAGGAAAACGTCATCCTCTCCCTCAAAGAAGGAGACTTCACCAGAGAGATTCCAATTGCAAGTAACGAAGACACCGTGGGGTTTGCCCTGCGAACAATGACAGAACATCTCAATGATCTCATCCGGGCCGTCAAAGAATCTATCAAACAAAGTATGATCAGTGTAGAACAACTCAAAAAAGCCACACAGCACCTTTCCCAAGGCTCAACAGAACAAGCCGCTGCCGTTGAGGAAATCACCTCCTCCATAAAAGAGATCCAGAGCCAGGCAAAACAAAACCTCTCCTATGCCAGCCAGTCAATAGAGATCATGAAGCAGCTTTTAACAGTCGTTGAAGAAAACCAGATCCAACTCAATCACCTTCAAGAGGCAATGAAGAAAAACACTGACGCATCCGAACAAATCAAAGCTGTCGTCAAAACTATCGACGACATTGCTTTTCAAATTAACCTCTTAGCTCTGAATGCCAACGTTGAAGCAGCCAGGGCTGGCAAATACGGCAAGGGATTCGCTGTTGTCGCCGACGAGGTACGCAACCTTGCGGTGAAAAGTGCCCAGTCAGCAAAGGACACCGCCCAGATTGTAGAACAGACTGTTCAAAACCTGCTGGAAAGTGACAATATTCTCAAACAAACCCTGGAGAAGTTTGATCATATTGAGCAGAGAAGCCACCAGATGTCTGACATGATGCAAGAGATTGGGAAGCTCAGCCAGAACCAATCTATGGGGCTTGACCAGATCTCCCAGGGGCTTTCCCAAATCAGTAGTGCCGTCCAGTCCAACGCCGCAAGTGCCGAAGAAACCGCTAGTGCCGCTAGTGAGCTTGCCAATCAGACCCAAAACCTTGAGCATATGGTACAAGTCTTCAAAACAAAATAA
- a CDS encoding response regulator produces the protein MYKHILIADDSSTSRMIIQRCLQIIGFSDAVFFEAENGIEALDILQRHPEIDLIITDINMPKMDGANFIRRLKTDHSFSQKDVVVISSVLSGPLIDALQELRVKAMIKKPINPQELYQALREQKEA, from the coding sequence ATGTACAAACACATTTTAATAGCCGACGATTCATCCACCTCCCGCATGATCATCCAGCGCTGTTTGCAGATCATAGGATTTTCGGATGCTGTCTTTTTTGAGGCTGAAAACGGTATTGAAGCTCTAGATATCCTGCAACGACATCCAGAGATAGATCTTATTATCACCGATATCAACATGCCCAAGATGGATGGTGCGAACTTCATCCGCAGACTTAAAACCGATCATTCTTTTTCGCAAAAAGATGTGGTCGTTATTTCAAGTGTTCTCTCTGGTCCACTCATCGATGCTCTCCAAGAACTCAGAGTCAAAGCCATGATAAAAAAGCCTATAAACCCCCAGGAACTCTACCAAGCCCTCAGAGAACAAAAGGAGGCATAA
- a CDS encoding chemotaxis protein CheD yields the protein MSEKVIGIGEWAISDNPEDKITTYALGSCVALIVYAKKYKIGAMAHIALPSSHIDPARSDNQPAYFADRAVKLILDAFTSRNIPPKELEVKLVGGAQMLDPNGIFDIGRRNVLEIKKLLWQNMLAPRAEDVGGSFSRTVSLFIDDGKTIISSQNKKYEL from the coding sequence ATGAGTGAAAAGGTCATCGGTATTGGTGAGTGGGCTATAAGCGATAATCCTGAAGATAAAATTACCACCTATGCTCTCGGATCGTGTGTAGCTCTCATCGTGTATGCCAAAAAATACAAGATAGGAGCGATGGCTCATATCGCCCTCCCATCCTCACACATCGATCCGGCAAGATCAGATAATCAACCAGCCTACTTTGCTGATCGCGCCGTAAAACTGATATTAGATGCCTTTACAAGTCGGAATATACCACCAAAAGAACTAGAAGTCAAACTTGTGGGCGGAGCCCAGATGCTTGATCCCAATGGCATCTTTGATATCGGCAGACGCAATGTCCTTGAAATCAAAAAACTCCTCTGGCAAAACATGCTCGCCCCCAGGGCTGAGGACGTAGGTGGGAGTTTCAGTCGAACGGTATCTCTTTTCATCGATGATGGTAAAACCATCATCTCATCCCAGAATAAGAAATACGAACTCTAA
- a CDS encoding protein-glutamate methylesterase/protein-glutamine glutaminase, translated as MSKIRVFIVDDSPIVQEILQKGLSQDPDIEVVGVASDPYEASEKLSSIDVDVMTLDLEMPRMNGIIFLKQLLPQYPLPVIVVTSLTDRGGALAWAALQAGAVEVVPKPKAEGQEALVSFLQELISKIKWASQIKFPQAKKTIESHPTVSDASEQIIAIGASLGGTSAISTLFRQFPATMPPILIVQHMPPTFSRMFAESLQKETVIKVKEASDGDKLEIGHAYIALGDFHMELKPDGTLAVTRGERVSGHIPSVDVLFMSVAKHAGPRSIGVLLTGMGKDGAQGLLLMKQHGARTIAQDESTSVVFGMPYEAYKIGAVDMLLPLHNIPQMIIKLVKEYNQRKIS; from the coding sequence ATGAGCAAGATCCGTGTCTTTATTGTTGATGATTCTCCGATCGTTCAGGAGATTTTGCAAAAAGGACTCTCCCAGGACCCTGACATAGAAGTGGTGGGAGTGGCTTCTGATCCATACGAGGCAAGTGAAAAACTCTCCTCGATTGATGTAGATGTCATGACCCTCGATCTAGAAATGCCCAGAATGAACGGCATTATCTTTTTAAAACAGCTTCTTCCACAGTATCCTCTTCCCGTCATTGTGGTTACCTCCCTTACAGACAGAGGTGGTGCTCTTGCATGGGCAGCACTCCAGGCAGGAGCTGTTGAAGTTGTCCCCAAACCCAAAGCAGAGGGACAGGAGGCTCTGGTAAGCTTTCTCCAGGAACTCATCTCCAAGATTAAATGGGCATCCCAGATCAAATTTCCTCAAGCAAAAAAAACTATTGAAAGTCACCCTACTGTTTCAGATGCAAGTGAACAGATCATTGCGATTGGCGCCTCTCTGGGAGGAACATCCGCAATTTCTACCCTCTTCCGTCAGTTTCCAGCAACCATGCCCCCTATCCTCATAGTACAGCATATGCCACCCACTTTCAGTCGCATGTTTGCTGAAAGCCTCCAAAAAGAAACTGTTATCAAAGTCAAGGAAGCCAGTGATGGCGATAAACTCGAGATAGGTCACGCCTATATCGCCCTGGGGGATTTTCACATGGAGTTAAAACCAGACGGAACACTTGCAGTAACCCGGGGAGAACGTGTCAGTGGTCATATACCTTCCGTTGATGTGCTTTTCATGTCTGTGGCTAAACACGCTGGCCCAAGATCAATAGGTGTCCTCCTTACCGGTATGGGTAAAGATGGTGCTCAAGGGCTTTTGCTCATGAAACAACACGGTGCCCGAACCATCGCTCAGGATGAAAGCACCAGTGTGGTTTTTGGGATGCCCTATGAAGCCTATAAAATAGGAGCTGTCGATATGTTACTTCCTCTCCACAATATCCCCCAGATGATAATCAAGCTCGTCAAAGAATATAACCAGAGGAAAATATCATGA
- a CDS encoding CheR family methyltransferase, translated as MTENESFFQIYRLSDRDFELISHLVYDTVGIYLPPEKKILVESRLQQLLKQENIQSFDELYQRIVRDPNSPLLSDLINRLTTNHTYFMRESAHYDYMVQVLFPQWKTMKQRDIRIWSAGCSSGEEIYTIAILIREHFSPFIPDEWGLLGTDISLRVLTQAEEGKYLADRLENLDPSLIQRYFIPIDDTSYQLLPEIRSMVLFKRFNLMNETYPFKGKFDIIWCRNVLIYFDQAHKDFIISHLVNVLKPGGYLFVGHSETIEREKYQLTFIQPAIYQKEAL; from the coding sequence ATGACAGAGAATGAGAGCTTTTTCCAGATCTACCGGTTAAGTGACCGGGATTTTGAGCTCATTTCCCATCTTGTCTATGACACCGTGGGTATTTATCTCCCCCCGGAAAAAAAGATCCTGGTAGAAAGCCGACTCCAACAACTCCTAAAACAAGAAAACATTCAAAGCTTTGATGAACTTTACCAGAGAATTGTTCGTGATCCCAACAGTCCCCTCCTCTCTGATCTCATCAACCGTTTAACCACCAACCACACCTATTTTATGAGAGAAAGTGCCCATTACGACTATATGGTTCAGGTACTTTTCCCCCAATGGAAAACCATGAAACAGCGGGATATCCGTATCTGGAGTGCAGGGTGCTCGTCGGGAGAAGAAATATACACCATCGCTATCCTCATTCGTGAACATTTTTCTCCCTTTATTCCCGATGAATGGGGGCTTCTGGGGACCGATATCTCTCTACGTGTACTTACCCAGGCAGAGGAAGGAAAATACTTAGCCGACAGACTCGAAAACCTCGATCCTTCGCTTATCCAGCGCTATTTCATTCCTATAGATGACACATCCTACCAGCTTCTTCCTGAAATACGATCCATGGTGCTCTTTAAAAGATTCAACCTCATGAATGAAACCTACCCCTTCAAAGGCAAATTTGATATCATCTGGTGTCGTAATGTCCTCATCTACTTTGACCAGGCTCACAAGGATTTTATCATTTCTCATCTCGTAAACGTACTTAAACCCGGTGGATATCTTTTCGTCGGACACTCTGAAACTATCGAAAGAGAAAAATACCAGCTCACATTTATCCAACCTGCAATCTACCAGAAGGAGGCTCTATGA
- a CDS encoding chemotaxis protein CheW, producing MSGIYEEELVDMGEEEDTISNKYLTFTLGDNSYGIPIAHIRDIIEMQKIATIPDMPPYVRGVINLRGKIIPVVDMRLRLHMPFREYDDRTCIIVIELKNTLIGLIVDVVEEVLEILPNNIEVTPHFRGIEAQERYIKGIGKVGDKLKILLDVEKVVYEDDLKTLQEAGEA from the coding sequence ATGAGCGGAATCTACGAAGAAGAACTCGTCGACATGGGAGAAGAGGAAGACACCATAAGCAACAAATATCTCACTTTCACTCTTGGAGACAATTCGTATGGTATCCCTATAGCCCATATTCGGGACATCATCGAGATGCAAAAAATCGCCACTATCCCAGATATGCCGCCCTATGTTCGCGGAGTCATCAATTTGCGTGGGAAAATCATTCCCGTGGTGGATATGAGGCTTCGTCTTCACATGCCCTTCAGAGAATACGATGACCGAACCTGTATCATCGTCATCGAACTTAAAAACACCCTGATAGGTCTTATTGTGGATGTGGTAGAAGAGGTCCTTGAAATCCTCCCAAACAACATCGAAGTCACTCCTCACTTCCGGGGCATTGAAGCCCAGGAACGCTATATCAAAGGTATTGGCAAGGTTGGTGATAAACTCAAAATCCTGCTAGATGTGGAAAAAGTAGTCTACGAAGACGATCTCAAAACCCTTCAGGAGGCAGGAGAGGCATGA